The Marinifilum sp. JC120 genome segment TTATACCTCGCCCACCCAGATCAGGACCCTCATGCGTTTTGGACATCGTTACCCGGAGCAGCACGACCTTTCTTCTTTGCGTATTCTCGGCGCGGTGGGTGAACCTTTTAATACCGAAGCATGGCTCTGGATGTATGAGAATATCGGCAAGGGACAATGTCCGGTACTGGATACATGGTGGCAGACCGAGACCGGAATGATCATGATCAGTCCCATGCCCGTGTCAGTGCTTAAGCCCGGTTCCGTAACCCGGCCCCTGCCCGGCATTGATGCTGATGTGGTGGATGCTGAAGGCAATTCTGTGCCGGATGGCAAAGGTGGGCTGCTGGTCATCAAAAAACCATGGCCTGCCATGTTCAGCGATGTGATCGGAGACCGAGAAGAGGTCATGGCCCACTACTGGAAGCGTATTCCGGGTATGTTTTACGCCGGGGATGTGGCCCGCAAGGATGAGGATGGCTATTTCTGGATTCAGGGCCGCGCTGATGATGTGCTCAACATTTCAGGTCACCGCATCGGAACCGCTGAGGTGGAATGCGCGCTGACCAAGCATCCGCAGGTTGCAGAAGCTGTTGTGGTCGGGGTTGTGGATAAGATCAAAGGACAGGTCGCCAAGGCCTACGTGACCCTTAATCATGGTTTTGTGGAATCCGATGACCTGCACCGGGAATTGAAAGAGCAGGTCCGTCGCGAGCTTGGTCCCATCGTGATCGTGCGTAGTATCGAGTTTAGGGACGAGTTGCCCAAGACCTCCAGCGGGAAGATCAAGCGGACTGAGTTGAGTTGACGATGGCGGCGGGGTTTCGCCGTTTTGGATGGAAAATTTATGAAGAAAGCCATTGCGGTTTGGTCGCAGTGGCTTTTTGTTGTTTTGGCATTCCAACAAATCATATTGACAAACCAACAATTTCAAAAGAATGAAATTATCTAGCAAATCTTGTTTAGAACAGATCAGAGAAGGGGAAAATAATGACCACTTATATAAATCTATTTTTGGCAATTGTATTTGAAGTCGTGGCGACAAGTTCTTTGAAAGCTTCTGAGGGTTTTACCAAGCTGGTTCCGAGCCTGATCGTAATTGTCGGATATGCTGCTACATTTTACTTTCTTTCACTTGTACTCAAGACCATGCCTGTTGGTACGGCTTACGCCATCTGGTGTGGATTGGGCATTGTTCTGGTCACGATTGTGAGCGTTTTTCTATATGGTCAGATCCCTGATTTACCGGCCATTCTGGGAATCTTTCTTATTTTGGCCGGGGTCTGCGTAATCAATTATTTTTCCAAAACCATTGTACATTAGATCCTATCACCCCTGATAAAAAAACCGCCCCGTGAACGAAAGTTTACGGGGCGGTTTGCATTTTATAGCTTTGCTGCTTTATCTGGCGATCATAGCCCGCAGCATATCAGCGCAGGTTTCAGCCTGATGTGCCATTTCGTTGAGGCAGTCTACGAAATGGGTGAGCTGGTATATATCTTTGAAATCCATGTCGGAATTGTAGATACGTTTGGAAAGTTCCTTGCGCAGTTCCATGGAACGTGCGTAGTGCTTGCGCACTTTGCGGAATTTGTTCTTGGTGCCTTCGCGGTCAATGGATTTTCCATCATTGAGGGCGATGGTAGCCTTCAGGGCGGGGCCGAGGCTGGTAGTGGTGTCGTTTACTTCAGAGAGCAGCAGGATCAGGTCTTTCTGGTACTCTGTGGGGATGGCTACCTTGCGGATAGCGAGCCAGTGCAGGGCTTCCTGTGCGTAGTCCAGTACATTGTCCTGACTGCGGGTGTAGTTGAAGAACAAAACCTTATCCACGGACATGAACATGGAGTGCGGCAGGTGGTTGCGGATGGAACGCTTGATTTTGTCAGCCTGTCCTTCAACGGTATCGATCTGTTCGATAAGTTCTGTGAATTCGCGGCAGGTATCGTTTCCGGCAACATAGCACTCAACAGAATCGTTGATGATGTGGATACACTCAGCGATTTTGTCGTAGTGTTTGACCAGCCCTTCCATGGGGTCTTTGTTTACAATAAGGCCTAAGAAAGGAAGACGAAAGTGCATAATGTTCTCCTTGTTTTATCTAAATGAAAGCCCATTTAAGCAGGCTGAAAATGATTATACTTGTGAATGCTGCAATGGGAACGGTCAGTACCCAGTAAAGCACGATTCTTCCGAGAATTTTAAAGTTGACAGCTGAAAAACCTCTCGCAAGGCCAACACCTACAACTGCGCCTACTGCTGCGTGGGTTGATGATACAGGTAACCCCATATTGGATGCTGTCAATACTGTTGTAGCAGCTCCGAAGTCAACGGCAAAGCCTCTTGTGTTGGTAAGTACGGTAATCTTTTCACCAACTGTTGACATTACCTTGTGTCCGAGAAGGGAAATACCGATGGCAATTCCAAGTCCACCCATGACCAGAAGACTGAGAGGGACATCTGCCTTGGCAAGTAGTACATGTTCCTTGGATATAAGGTAGATTGCTGCAACAGGTCCGATGGCATTTGCTACATCGTTAGCTCCCTGTGAAAGAGCGACATAGCAGGAAGTCCCGACCTGAAGCTTGCGGAATGTGCTTTCTACTGCTTCTGCGCCTTCTTCTGGGTCACCGACCAGCTTGTTAACTGCAAGCCTTCCTGCAAACCATACTGCCCCGGCAATAGCAAAAGCCAAGGCCAATGATCCGAAAAAGGGAAGTTCAAGGCTTTTTCCTACCGGTGTTTTGTATAGAAATGATAGAGAAATCAGTAGAACAGTCAACCCCATCCAGATTGGAGCCCATTTTTTGGCTTGATGGATAAAATCCTTTTTAAAGAGGATTGTTTTTCTTATGTGGGTGAAGATTAGAAAAGCGATGGTTGCGGCAAAGAATGGCGAAATAATCCATGACATTACAATCCCGACCATTTTTAGCCAGTTGACCACATCAGGGCCACCTGCAACAAGTCCGAAACCGAGAATCGCACCAACAATTGAATGTGTTGAGGATACCGGTAGGGCGGTCAGGGTTGAAATAAGGACCCAGACCCCTGCGGCAAGCAGGGCCGAGAACATACCGACCATGATAATCTTGGGGTCGGCTATGGCTGCCGGGTTGATAATCCCCTTGCTGACCGTTGCGGTCACATGGGAGCCGAGGAACACCGCACCGGCGAAGTTTAGTGTCCCTGCTATGAATACTGCCTGCCGGATAGTGATGGCTTTTGCGCCGACAGCCGAGGCCATGGAATTTGCCACGTCGTTTGCGCCAAGGTTGAAAGCCATCATGAACCCTGCAAACAGGGACATGTAAAAAAACAGATCGTAAATATCCATTAGAGATAATCCCCTTATTGTGAATCCTGAGCGGATTCAGAAGCTTGTTCAGCTGTTACCGGGAGTTTCACACAAAATGAAGATCCGGTACCTGTTGCAGCGTCAACCGGGCTTTCCACCCAGATGTCGCCGTTAAAGTTTCGTGCAAGGCTGCGGCACAGGGCCAGTCCGAGTCCTGAACTGCCGTGTCCTACAGCGTTTTCATCCAGTTTGAAAAATCTTTCGAAAATACGTTCTTTATCCGCGACAGCAATCCCCGGTCCTTCATCAACAACTTTGATTATGGCAAAATCATCATTAGTTTCAGCATGGACTACCACTTCGGTGTTTTCCGGTGCATATTTGATGGCGTTCTCAATCAGGTTGTCGAAAATCTGGACCAGTCCTTCATTGGTTCCGGTGACATTTATTTGCGGAATTTCGTCTTTGCTTAAGTCAATGTTATTGTTCTCCGCGAGAGACTTAAGGTTTGCCATGCTCAGTTCTATGCATTTTTGCAGGTCAGTGGGCTTGGTGCGTAGTTTCTTGCCAGAATATTCACTGCGGGCAAGGGCGAACATGCCGGTGATGACCTTGGACATGTGATCGGCATTATCGCGGATAGTTCCAAGGAAATTTTTGAGTATCTTTTCGTCCTGCGGAGGATTGTCGATCAGGGTTTCTGCATATCCCTTGATGCTGGTCAGCGGGGTGCGCAATTGATGCGAGGCATTGGATACAAAGTCGCGGAGAATTTTTTCTATGCGGCGGACTTCACTGATATCGTGGAACACAAGGATAAGTTTGCGACGGCTTTTGTAGTCATCGTAAGAGCAGATGGTCACATTCATGGAACGCCCGTCCGCAAGATCCACTATCAGGGAATCAGAATCCTTTTTACTGCCGTGTTTGATTATTTTATCAACCGCATCCTGAATTTCATGGCGGGTCAGCACTTCAAGAGGCATTCTGCCTACAAATTGTTGCGTGTCCGGAACCAGTCGGGTCATGGATTTATTGACAGATTCAATTTTGCCTTGCGGGTCGAGGACCATAATGCCTTCAGTCATGTTTTCGAACATGGCATCAAGCTGGTTGCGCTGATCTTCAATTATCCGAATGTGTCCTTTGATTTTTTTGGCCATGGTGTTGATGGAATTTGCCATCAACTTGTATTCCCCACCGGGAATGACCCTGATACGCTTGCTGTAGTCTCCTTCTCCGATGGCCTGCGCGGTAGCAGAAACTTCCCTCACGGCAGAGGTGGTGCGCTTGCCGATGAATACCAGCAATATTGCGGAACCTACAGTCAGTAAGCCCAGAAGTATGGAGAAATGGATCATAACCCGGTCCAGCCTTTCCCCGATTACCGAGTAAGGCAGGGCCAGACGGATGAACTCTCCGTTATTGCCCATGGATTTAGCAACGTAGAGCATGCGGGTTTGCAGAGTTTTGCTGTAGCGGATATCTTTTCCGGTTTCGCTGGTTTCGGCAGCAATGACTTCCGGGCGGTTGGAATGGTCGTCAAGTTCGGGCAGCCTGCTTGTTTTAACATCGGAGTCGGCCAGAACCTTACCGCTTTTTATATAGGTAATGCGGATGTCGAGATGGGAACCCAACTCGTTAATTTCATTTTGAAATGCGGGAGTGCCGGGGTTGACCGGGCTGTGGCTGATTTTCCAGCGCACATAATTCAGAAGGCGGGAAGTGTTTTGCCTGCTGGAAGCGGTCAGCTCTTCTGACACCGTTCCATAGTAAAACCAGAAGGTCAGCAGCAGGGCGCAGAGCAGCACGGCCCAACCCCAAAGCAGAATCTTCATGTGTAGTGATGTTTTAGGCAAAAAAATTCCTCCCTGAGGATTTTCCTGAGCAGAAACAGAGTCCCTTGATTGTCACAGGGGAGTATCAAGCATGTTAATATGGTTAGGTCAAGTTTTGTTACAAAAATTTGTTTTTAGTTTAACTTGCTGTTTTCTAATGAAAAACGGCCATAAAAAGTGTTCTGCACAACTAAAAGTGATTGTTACAATACAGTGACAATTGGCTTTTGTCAGCAGGGTGTTTGTGTGATGGACCGAATCATTACCCATGTTTAAACCAGGAAGATAGCATGTTGAATGGTGTTTCGTTTTAGTTTATTAGTCCATAGACAAGTGCACTAACTAGATTATAAACAAGGCTGAATTTAATGTCTGAAAAAGTTGAAAAAGCAATACAGGATCTGGTCATGAACGGCCCGGTGCCATTGGAGGAACTGGCCGAGCGGCTTGGAAAGACCCCAAAGACATTGGTTCGCGAAGTGAATCCGGAAGACAGGAAAGCTAAGCTTGGCGCGGAGACTCTGGTAGAAATTATGCGCATTACCGGCGCAGTTGAGCCTTTGCGGCTTATGGCTGAAGAATTGGATTTTACAATTGAATCAGCTGATTAGCGCGATTGTTCTGCTGTTTTTAGCTGTATAGGCAAGAGCCATATGTTGCTGTTGTATTTAAAATTTATGGATAGTCCTGTGTAGTTGTCGTATCCGGTTTCTATTTTCCTGTCTTCGTTAAGATATATTCCCATCATACCTGCGGAAAAATCATTTCCCGGTCCGGCTGTGCTGTTTGATGCTCCGCTCAGTTCAAGAGCGGCTGCTTTGAGCTGTTGCGAAATATTATTTGCGGCAAATTTCTCTAATGCAAACGTTCTTTCTTCGCCGGAAAGTGAAGAGACCAGTTTGCCCATTTTCACTACTTCCCCGGCTTCCGGGTTACTGTCTAGAGCTTCGTCGTAAAGATCATCCGCTTCTTCAACCATGCCCAGTGCGAGATTCACGCAGGCAAGGTTGTTGAGCAGTCTGCCGTTATTTCCGTCGTTCAAATCAACAGCAAGGGTATACAAAGATTCCGCCCTTTCCAATAATGCTGTGGAATTTGTGTACAGCCCGACAACTGCGAGGGCGTCCGCTTTCAGGATCACAGCCTCTTCCCTGTTTCTGGCATCTGAAAAACTGGATCTCTCTGCCTGCTCCAGAGCTTCGGCTAGTTCCGAGGAAGGGGTTAGAGTCATTTCCCGGATCAGCAGATTCAGTTGCAGGAATCTCGGCTTCACTCCTGCTTTAACGGACATGGGCCGGGATATGAGTTTGCGGGCTTCTGCTCTGTCTGTTGAGTTTGTGGAGAAGTAGAGGCAGGCAGCAAGGATTTCCGGCTGGTTTCCGGTCTCGGAATCAAGTCTCAAAGTCTGGCGGAACATGTTATCAAATGCTTCTTCCGTGCTCATGGCAGGGTAGGCCAGCCATTCTCCGAGAACATCAACTCCAGCCTTGATCAGCTGGGCCTGTGGGCGGTTGAATTCGTCGTATCCTGTAGCGTATTCCAGAGTTTTGGGCAGGAGAAATCTTGTGGCTGAAGCTTCCTCGGAATTGCGTCCGTCAATTCTGATGGTCGGGAGTGCTTCGGCGATGATCCGTTCCAGCTTGAAGCCCAGAGCCAGTTCGTAGAAAAAACGGTCTTTATTTTTCATATGCTCAGCCCTTTCAAGGTAGGGCCTTGCCGAGAGCAGATTGTCTGTCCGCTGGAAAGCAAGACGCCCGAACCCGGTAAAGGGACGTGCATCATTCGGTCTTAAGCCGTGCAGTTTGTGGAAGAGGGGTTCAGCAAGATCGGGCCTATCCAGCAGGATGAGTGCATTTCCTTTCTCCAGTTGCAGGTCAAAAACATCTTGATCAGTTATGGAAGTGGCTGTTTCGCAGAGTTCTGCCCGGCGGGGCAGGGAACTTATTTGGCGGCGCAGCTCACTGTCCAGATCGGGGTTGGCCAGCAACGGTTTGAGCTGGGTAGCGGCAGCTCCGCCTGCTTCAATATCAAGGTTGCTGTATTGGGCCATGGCTGTTGTCAGGAGCATTTCAGGCGATACCGGAAGTGAAGAAATCGCAATGGCTCCGCTAAGCAGAGGAGCTGCACGGGTAATGTCTTCCGCTTTCAGGGCCTGCTCTCCAAGGGAATACAGAATCCATGGAATGACCGGGGAATGAATGCGGTCGTGGAAAATGCGGGAGGAAAGTATTAATTGCGCTTCCTGCGTCGCTCCATATGCCTGAGTTAGAAATTCAATGCGTTCAAGGTTCTTTTCAAGAGCATGCGGCCCTGTTTCATTCAGGTTCATGCCCTGTTGCAGTTTTTCAGATATAGTACGGATTGTTTGGGAATCCAGCACGGAACAAAGTTTCATCAGGATGATGCACATATCACGGCAGGAGGCATCATAAGTAGATATGCTGTTTCTGATGGTTGCGGCAACGGCAACCAGTTCTTCCACATCGTCTACGCTGAAGCTGTTTTCGCCATTACGTAGCCGGGTTAGAATGTTCTCAGCCCGGTAAGCCAGATATCCGCCGCAGGTGGCGTTGCGCAGGCCGGGAAAATTGTCTTCGGTAATGGCCGGAAATTCGGGCAGGGTTGTGTCTTGAGGTCCCAGGATATTATCCAGAACGGCTTTGCCGGGACCGGGCATATTGGCGAGGAGAATAGAATCCCTTTCTTTGACTGAAATTTTTACTTTCCGGCCTTCAGCTCCGGGGGTTAGGTAAATCCGTGCTTTTTCGAATAAACCGCAATTTTCAAGGATTATCCGGGCGGCAATGATTTTTTGCGGAGTTGCTTTTTCTCCGGGTAATATCTGGGCCAATGCCATAACTGCATTTGGAGTCAGCCGGGAGTCTCCGCTGACTTCAATGGAAGCCACGGACTGGTTTGCGATGAGTCGGGCAGCCGATTCGGCAAGCCTTTGTGCTGCCGGCTCGGAATTGCTGCCGCCGATCTGCTTTCCTTTAATGAATACATCCGGTTCAAGATGGAAATTGTCGGTCAGTAAAGCTGAAAAAGAGGTGCCTTTATCATCCCTGACCATTAGTCCGGAGAGGGTGTATCTTGATTCAGGGGACTGGGCTGTGCAGTTTTCACAACTGAGTCCGGCAGTGGTCAATCGTTGTTGAATGAAGGCTTTGAATTCAAGTACGGGCTGACCGGAAGGGGTCAGAAAATCGCCGATTGATACGAGCGTTGGGGATGCGTTTACTATTGCAGGCAGCAGGGAAATGGCGATTGCAAATAAAAGAAGTCTTATGAAAATTGAAAAACGCATCTAAGCCTCTTGGTATATTGAACAGGTTATGCCTCAATCAATACCTCATCACGCCCATTTAATCCAGCCCCGTAGATTTCGACTTGCCGGGAGAACTCTGGTACTAGGTAGCTCTTCACGAAACAAAAATATTATGAATTGGAATTAATAGATGGAATATAGACAGGATTCAGGACTAGATGGGTTTTGCCGCAAAAACTGGGCCTTGCTGCTCGGTTTGCTGCTTTTGTTTTCCGCCGCAGTTTCCTTTTACGGAACATGGTTGAATTACTTTTACGATATTGATGAGCCCAAGTATGCCCGTGCGGTTTATGAAATGATCCATAGTGGTAACCTGCTTGCTCCTATGTTTGACGGCATACCGCGTATGGAAAAGCCTCCGCTGGCCTATTGGGTTATGTCTCCCTTTGCGTGGTTGGCTTCCCTTGACGGTTTCAGCGGTAATGTCCTTACCCTGCTGCGTTTGCCCACAGTAATCTGCTCCGTGCTCATGGTGCTGGGAACCGCACTCACCGGGCGCAAACTCTTCGGTCCTGCCACCGGGCTACTGGCCGGGATGATCCTGCAAAGTTCAGTGCTTTTCAAGTTCATGACCGTGATGATGAAGGTGGACGTGGTTTTTGCTTGCTGTGTTACTTGGGCCACGTATTTTTATCTACAGCGTTATCTTGGAGATAGAAGTCCCCGTGTAGCTATCGGTGGCGTCATACTTACCGCGCTGGGGGTGCTGGCCAAAGGTCCTTTCGCTTTTCTGCCCATGGCCGGGTATGCATTGGCAGTGGGCATCCGCCATAATGTTAATAAAAAACATGAATCCACTGAATCAGCATCTTTTCTTTCAGCATTTAATATCAAGGGGCTGATTGCTGCTAAGTGGAATGATCGCAATATTCTGTTGCTTTGGTTTATTGCCGGATGCGCACCCTTCTTTCTTTGGCTTTATGGTGCATGGCTGACAACTGGATTTGACTATACTCAAGGGCTGCTCGGGCAGTTCTTCCATAACACCGCCTCTACAAGTTCCAAAGTTACTAATAAGTTGAGCCATCTTGATCCTTATTTTGACACCCTTACAGTTATATTCTTTCCGTGGGGAGGGTATGTGTTCGGGGCTGTTTACGGTGTCTACCGTTCGGTGCGCGAGAAGTTCAATGAAAAATATGTGTTCATGGCCTGCGTTTTTCTGGTCTACCTGCTGGTCTTCACTCTGCTTTTCAAGCTCAAATCCAATCGCTATATGCTTCCGATGCTGCCGCTGCTTTCCATTTTTGTCTGCGACTGGCTGGTCAATGCCAAGCGTGACAAGATGTACCGCACCCTCTTTGAGATGGGCTTTGTCTGGATTCTGTCCATGGCGGCCATGCTCGGCTATCGTTCCTTCAAGTCCATGAGTGTCTCGGTCAACCTTGCGGACCGGGTGCCTGTGGGCCAGTACATGGAATTGATGTTTCCTTTTTTTATCGCCCTTGGGGCATTTTTTCTGGTGCTGCTTATAGTGAGCATCAAGCAGTCCCAGCGTCCGGTCCTGCACATTGTGGTCGGCTCGCTGGCAATTACGGCGGTAATGCCTTTTTATTATAATGCGTTGCCTTCATATACTTCTCTAGCTGAAAATCGTCCCCTGCCCATTCTCGGACAGGCTTTAACCGACAGGATTGCGGAATTTTCAGACGGGGATACCCTTGTTCTGCACCGCCCGTTTTTTATTAAAACCTTCCCGGACGTGGTTTACTATCTTAAAAAGCTTGATAAGGATGGAAACTGCCTGTACTCGCTCAGTTCCGGGGCGCGTCCCGGAGATCTGATGCAGGCTCTGGCGACTCCGTCCATTGCTGCGGATCTGTTCAAGAAGGAACACCCGGATGCTGAAAAATATCCGGTTTACCAGTACCTGAAGAATAAAGAATTCAAGAATGCGGTCCTGCTGCTTTCTTCAACTGATTACTATAGATTTAAACCTTTCATCGACTCCCTCCCACCCATGATTAAAAATCTTGTGGTTGTTGAAGAGCGGGAGTTGCTGACCATTAAATGGATTAAGGACAAGGTGTATATTGTCCGCTTTAATCCCGGTAAAATGAAATAATGCCAGATAAAAATAGAAAGATAGACATACTTGATTTGGAATACAGCGAGCTTGAATCCTTTATCTCGCAGGAGCTTAAGGCTCCCCGTTTTCGCACTGACCAGATCTGGCAGTGGCTCTGGCAGAAGGGTGCTGCGGATTTTGATTCCATGACCAATCTTGCCAAGAATCTGCGTGAAGCTCTGAAGAGCAAAGCGGTTATTAACCATCCGCAGGTTGATTTGGTCCAGACCAGCAAGGACGGCACAATTAAGATGCTCTTGCGTCTTAATGACGGTGCTTTAGTTGAGACAGTGCTTATCCCCATGGAAGGGCGTTACACCCAGTGTCTGTCCACTCAGGTGGGCTGTGCCATGGCTTGTACCTTCTGTAGTACCGGCTTGATGGGTTTTGAGCGCAACATGAGTATGTCCGAGATGCTCGGGCAAGTGCTGGCGGGCCGCAAATATCTACGCGAAAACAATCTTGATCCGCTCAAGAACCTTGTTTTCATGGGTATGGGCGAACCATTGCTCAACCTCGATAACCTGATTCGTACGCTGCGCAATCTCAATAATCAGGACGGACTTTCTTTCGTGCCCCGGCGTATAACTGTTTCTTCGGTGGGTTTCGTCAAGCAGCTTGAAGAATTGGGCAAGACCGGGTTGACTCTTCCGGCTATTTCTTTGCATGCACCTACTCAGGAATTGCGCGAAAAGATTATGCCCAAGGCCGCCAAGACTCATATTAACGATCTGCTTGACGCTATGGATAACTTTCCGCTCAAGCCGAGGGAAAAGGTAACTTATGAATATCTGTTGCTGGGCGGGGTGAATGATTCCATTGAGCATGCCAAGCAATTGGTCAAGCTGCTCGGTCATCGCCGCTGCAAAGTTAACCTTATCGCCTATAATCCCGGCGATGATCCGCTTTACGAGGCCCCTTCAAGAGATAAGGTGCTGGCATTTGAAAAATATCTTTGGGATAAGAAGATAACCGCAACTATCCGCAGGTCCATGGGGCAGGATATCAAAGCGGCTTGCGGACAGCTAAAAGCTGACCAGGAAAAGAAATGAAAAAAGCGGGGTAGTTAAAACTGCCCCGCTTTTTTTTATATTTCACTAACCAGCATGGTCTCAGCTTGATCAGGCCGTAGATGCAAGCGCAAACCTTCTTTGGTCATTATTATTATCCGGGCACCGGGGGTCATACCGATGGCTCGTGCGGGTTCGACTGATTCAAGGGTGATACTTGCCCCGGGCTTGATGCCGATGGCCGATATCGATTTCGCAGCTCTCGGTCCGCCTAATATGTTTTTAACAGCAAAAGGACGTCCCTTGCCGCAGGTTGCCAACTGGCAGGACACGCCGTCACATTCGCCCCATATTTTGGCTGCCATTCCTTCGGTCATGGTGTTCTGTTTGCCGTCTACCACTGCCTTGTAGGACATGGGGGGCAGGCAGCGGATCAGCTCCAGATTATCCCCCTCAGCAATACCTAGGATTTTGAGGCTTTTTTCGAGGTGTGATCCGGCGGTCAGCCCTTCGATGTGACCCTTTTCACCGGGGTTCATCTCAAAGACCGGGGTTTTATGCCCGTCATCGTGGTGGACAATAACCTTGGAGGCCATTCCCGCCGCGAGCAGAACTTCACCCTGTGGCCCTTTGATTCTTACCGGATGCTGTACCGAATCTTCGGACATGATTTCCAGTTCTGAACCGATATGGAGTCCCATGCGTTCAAGGCGGTTTTTCAGGCTTTCGCTGGTCACAGCCTTGAGCATTAGGTTTTTCTCTACAGGTGCATTTCTTAATGTCAGGGACATTATTGGTTCTCCTTTGCGGACTCTTGCGGTTTGTTCGCTGCTGAAGTTTTCATGGCGGCGTATCCAAGTATACCCACGGTGCTAAGGTTGTGGGTCATGGCCGCAGCAAGAGTGGATATTTTACCCATACCGGCCAGCAGCAGAGTGGCTGAGTTGATTCCTACCGCAGACCACAGGCAGTGACTGAGGGTTTCGCGGTTGGTGAGTGCGATGCGGTGGGCCTCCACAAGGGTAAGCATATCTTCGTTAAGCATGACCACCTGCGCGGATTCTCGAGCGAGGTCAGCCCCGGAAGGCATGCAGATGCCTACGTCAGCGCTTACAAGAGCCGGTGTATCGTTGACCCCGTCTCCGGCAAAGGCGACTTTGGCCCCGCCGTCTTTAAGTTCTTTGACGATGTTTGCTTTATCTTCGGGTTTGAGTTCCCAGTGCACGGCGTCCACAGGGGGAAGTTGAGCCGCAAGGGCCAGTGCTGTGGAGCGGTGATCCCCGGTGAGGATCTCAATGCGCTTGATTCCTGCCGCCTTGAAAGATTCGAGGGCTTCAAGGGCTTCGGGGCGCAGTTCATCACGCATGGCAATAATGCCGATAAGTTCCTCGTCCATGGCTACGAAAAGAAGGTTCTTGCCTGCATTACGCAACTGGCGGGACTTTTTCTCCATGTATGAGCAGTCCACATGTTCATCTTCTTCTACAAAGTGCTGGCTGCCTACAAGCACCCGTTTGCCATCAACGTAGGCGGAAACACCGTGGGCCACGATAAAGTCGACCCCGCTTACTTCCGGCAGTCCGATTTTACGTTCTTTGGCTTCGTTAACAACCGCTTTCGCTACCGGGTGGGCATAGTGTTCCTCGGCCCCGGCGGCAATGGAGAGAAGTTCTTCCTCTTCGTAAAGAGGCATGGGAACGATGTCGGTAACTTTGAGTTCCCCTTTGGTCAGTGTTCCGGTCTTGTCAAAGACGATGGTGTCCACTGCGGCGAGGTTGTCGAGAGCCTGTCCGCCCTTGAGCAGAACCCCGGCTTTACTTGCAGTATACATGGAAGTACGGGTGGCAACCGGGGTGGAAAGCTTGATGGCGCATGAGTAGTCAACAGTCAGCACCGATGCGGCACGGGCAAGGTCTCCGGTCAGGGCGTAAACGCCAAGTCCGGCCCCGAAAGTCAGGGGCACCAGCTTGTCTGCGAGTTCTGCGGACTGGATCTGGCTTTTGGATTGCGAACGTAGGGAACTTTCAAGATAGCGGTTGATACGGGCCATGCCTGTTTCAGAACCGACTTTGTCAGCCCTGATTTTGAGGGTCCCCTCTTCTACTACTGCGCCGGAAAGGGTTGCGTCTCCAGGTTGCAGGTGGATAGGCACGGATTCTCCGGTAATGGAACTCTGGTTCACAGAACCGTCACCCTCAACAATGGTTCCCTCGATGGGGATGAGTTCACCGGGGCCGCAGACTACAATGTCGCCTACTTGCAGATCATTGAAGTCTATTTCAAGCTCACGACCATCCTTTTCAATCCAGATTTTCTCAACCT includes the following:
- a CDS encoding HAMP domain-containing protein codes for the protein MPKTSLHMKILLWGWAVLLCALLLTFWFYYGTVSEELTASSRQNTSRLLNYVRWKISHSPVNPGTPAFQNEINELGSHLDIRITYIKSGKVLADSDVKTSRLPELDDHSNRPEVIAAETSETGKDIRYSKTLQTRMLYVAKSMGNNGEFIRLALPYSVIGERLDRVMIHFSILLGLLTVGSAILLVFIGKRTTSAVREVSATAQAIGEGDYSKRIRVIPGGEYKLMANSINTMAKKIKGHIRIIEDQRNQLDAMFENMTEGIMVLDPQGKIESVNKSMTRLVPDTQQFVGRMPLEVLTRHEIQDAVDKIIKHGSKKDSDSLIVDLADGRSMNVTICSYDDYKSRRKLILVFHDISEVRRIEKILRDFVSNASHQLRTPLTSIKGYAETLIDNPPQDEKILKNFLGTIRDNADHMSKVITGMFALARSEYSGKKLRTKPTDLQKCIELSMANLKSLAENNNIDLSKDEIPQINVTGTNEGLVQIFDNLIENAIKYAPENTEVVVHAETNDDFAIIKVVDEGPGIAVADKERIFERFFKLDENAVGHGSSGLGLALCRSLARNFNGDIWVESPVDAATGTGSSFCVKLPVTAEQASESAQDSQ
- a CDS encoding DUF47 family protein — translated: MHFRLPFLGLIVNKDPMEGLVKHYDKIAECIHIINDSVECYVAGNDTCREFTELIEQIDTVEGQADKIKRSIRNHLPHSMFMSVDKVLFFNYTRSQDNVLDYAQEALHWLAIRKVAIPTEYQKDLILLLSEVNDTTTSLGPALKATIALNDGKSIDREGTKNKFRKVRKHYARSMELRKELSKRIYNSDMDFKDIYQLTHFVDCLNEMAHQAETCADMLRAMIAR
- a CDS encoding QacE family quaternary ammonium compound efflux SMR transporter; this encodes MTTYINLFLAIVFEVVATSSLKASEGFTKLVPSLIVIVGYAATFYFLSLVLKTMPVGTAYAIWCGLGIVLVTIVSVFLYGQIPDLPAILGIFLILAGVCVINYFSKTIVH
- a CDS encoding inorganic phosphate transporter — protein: MDIYDLFFYMSLFAGFMMAFNLGANDVANSMASAVGAKAITIRQAVFIAGTLNFAGAVFLGSHVTATVSKGIINPAAIADPKIIMVGMFSALLAAGVWVLISTLTALPVSSTHSIVGAILGFGLVAGGPDVVNWLKMVGIVMSWIISPFFAATIAFLIFTHIRKTILFKKDFIHQAKKWAPIWMGLTVLLISLSFLYKTPVGKSLELPFFGSLALAFAIAGAVWFAGRLAVNKLVGDPEEGAEAVESTFRKLQVGTSCYVALSQGANDVANAIGPVAAIYLISKEHVLLAKADVPLSLLVMGGLGIAIGISLLGHKVMSTVGEKITVLTNTRGFAVDFGAATTVLTASNMGLPVSSTHAAVGAVVGVGLARGFSAVNFKILGRIVLYWVLTVPIAAFTSIIIFSLLKWAFI